The bacterium genomic interval CCAGAAGGCGTGGGCCGCGGACGTGAAGGCCGCGCACGGTCGGATCGACTCGATCGTGACCGCGGCCGGCGTCGCGAGCGGCGGCCCGGTCCACTTGATTCCCACCGAGGAGTGGCAGCGGGTGCAGGACATCAACCTGACCGGGACCTTCCTGTCGGTGAAGGCGGTGATCGACACGATGCTCGAGCAGCGCTCGGGTACGATCATCACGGTCGCCAGCGTCGAAGGTCTCGAGGGCGCCGAAGGGGGCAGCACCTACAACGCGTCGAAGGGCGGCGTCGTGCTGCTGACGAAGAACCTCGCGATGGACTACAGCCGGATGGGCATCCGGTCGAACTGCATCTGCCCCGGGTTCATCGACACGCCGCTCTTCCAGTCCGTGATCGGTCAGCCGAGCCAGGCCGAGTTCGCCGAGAAGATCAAGGAGCAGCACAAGATCGGCCGCTTCGGGCGACCCGAAGAGATCGCCGGCGCGGCCTTCTTCCTCGCCTCGGACGACTCGAGCTTCGTCTCGGGCCACGCGCTCCCGGTCGACGGCGGCTACGTCGCGGGTCATCGACACGGACACACGAAGCTGATGGGGCTCGACTGAGACCTGGCGGCGCTGCGCGCCTCTCGACGCAGCCTTTGTGGGCTGCGTCTTGCGCTCAGGGCTGTGGGGGAGCGCGTTTGTATCGCCTGGGCCTCTCGACGCAACCTTTGTGGGCTGCGTCTTGCGCTCAGGGCTGTGGGGAGCGCGCTCGGATCGGCTTTGCGTCTCTCGACGCGGCCTGATCGCCCGCGGCTTGCGCTCAGGGCTGTGGGGGATGCGCTCGGATCGCCATTGCGTCTGGTGCGCTTCGCCCAGCGCGGGTCTCCGGGGGGTCAGTGGACGGTCGTGGGGACCGTGGTGGGGTGGGGCTCGATCTTCGTGGTGGCGCGGGCAATCGATTGGGCCATGGCAGCGAAGGCCTCGGGCGTGAGGCGGAGGGTCGTGTTGGCGAGCGTCAGGTGGACGCTGCCGCAGGTGCAGTGGGTGATCTGGTGACCGTCTCCGCGGGCGAGGAGGCGGTGGCGACAGGCGTCGGAAGCGGGGCGGCGGGGCATCTCGGGACTCCGTGTTGGGGTGACGCGGCCTAGATTACGAAATTGAAAATCATTTTCAATATCGTGGTAACAGTCTGCCCTGACGAATGAATTCGCTCCAGAACAGGTTCAGCCCGTCCGCTTCGCCCACTCCCGGCGGATGAAGTCGTGGCCCTCCCGGGCGAGCTTCTCCTCGTCCTCGAACATCGGGCGCCAGATCTTCGTCGCGGCGGCGAGGGACGGCAGGGCGCTGCCGAAGGCCTCGATCGTGAGCCAGCCGTCGTAGCCGCCGGCCACGAGGGCATCGAAGGTCGCGTCCCACGCGACCTGTCCGGCGCCCGGGGTGCTGCGGTCGTTCTCCGAGATGTGCACGTGATGGATGGCCGCGGCGTTCGCGCGCACGGCGCCCGGGGAATCCTTCTCCTCGATGTGGGCGTGGAACGTGTCGTAGTGGATGCCGACGTTCGGACGGTCGAGGTCCCGGACGTAGCGCGCCGTGTCCGCCGCGGTGTTCAGGAGATAGATCTCGAAGCGGTTCAGGAACTCGAAGGCGAGGGCGATGTCGTGCTTCGCCGCGTGGTCGGCGACCTCGCCGAGCACCTCGACGCTGCCGTTCCATTCCTCTTCGGTCGGGCCCGCGCCGCTGAACTGCCCGATCGCGGCGTAGAGCGGCCCGGCCAGCGTCGACACGCCGGCGGCTTCGCAGCAGTCCACGACGAGACGCAGACGCTCGGTCGCGGCGGACCGCACCGCCGGATCGGGAGAGATCGGGTCGTGCTCGGGGTTGCAGACCGTGACTGCCGTGCGTTCGAGGCCGAGGTCGTCGAGGTGGCGGCCGAGGGCGGCGAACCGCTCGGGATCCGGATCGAAGATCGGCAGCTCGACCCCGTCGAAGCCCATCTCCTTCAGACGGCCGTAGAGCGGCAACCATGACTCGTCGACCGGGTCGTCGGTCCAGAGGAAGAGGTTCATTCCGACCTTCATGGGTGAC includes:
- a CDS encoding sugar phosphate isomerase/epimerase encodes the protein MKVGMNLFLWTDDPVDESWLPLYGRLKEMGFDGVELPIFDPDPERFAALGRHLDDLGLERTAVTVCNPEHDPISPDPAVRSAATERLRLVVDCCEAAGVSTLAGPLYAAIGQFSGAGPTEEEWNGSVEVLGEVADHAAKHDIALAFEFLNRFEIYLLNTAADTARYVRDLDRPNVGIHYDTFHAHIEEKDSPGAVRANAAAIHHVHISENDRSTPGAGQVAWDATFDALVAGGYDGWLTIEAFGSALPSLAAATKIWRPMFEDEEKLAREGHDFIRREWAKRTG
- a CDS encoding SDR family oxidoreductase → MSDQRLQGQVMMVTGASSGIGLACAERFVREGAVVHGFDVAEKPAAWAAIEKDAPGSTFTVGDVRDEAAQKAWAADVKAAHGRIDSIVTAAGVASGGPVHLIPTEEWQRVQDINLTGTFLSVKAVIDTMLEQRSGTIITVASVEGLEGAEGGSTYNASKGGVVLLTKNLAMDYSRMGIRSNCICPGFIDTPLFQSVIGQPSQAEFAEKIKEQHKIGRFGRPEEIAGAAFFLASDDSSFVSGHALPVDGGYVAGHRHGHTKLMGLD